From the Hordeum vulgare subsp. vulgare chromosome 1H, MorexV3_pseudomolecules_assembly, whole genome shotgun sequence genome, the window CTATCATACCAGACATCAGTGACTTGTAACATATTTAGCAAATTTTATCGGTTTTTAGTTGTACCTGAGTTTGCTCAGTGAAAATTTAGAGGCATAAACCTGATTACTGCACTGTATGATCCGAGTATGACAGCCATACAAGTTCGGTTCATATCATCCACTGTCGCAAATCACAATCCATGCCAGGTGACCAGCCAAAGTCTAGGAGATTTTACTTCCAGAGATAATGTCTCAAAAGGTACAACAGTCCTCTCTAGCACATCACGATGCTATCTGCTGGACAAAATGGGACAAAGAAAGGAAAGGCTCATTTACAAGAATGCAACGCGACATAATTTACAAGGCGGGGCCTGCACAGCGGGGAAAATTACGATGCTCCTGGCTCGGTACATGACGTGCTTTTCTCAGATGGAGATGGCCGTGGTGAGGAGCACAACAGGCAGCAGGATCCCGATTCCAGTTCTGGAGATACCTGCTGTCGTGGCAAACATAATTTTCAATCTGTTAGCAAGGTCTCTTTGGAAACAATAGCAAATCAATGGACCCGCAGTTGTACTAGCGAGCGAGAGAATGTTGAAGTACCAGAGCTTCCTGATAATGGTGACACCGGTAATGCAGGCAATGACATTTCTGAAACCGAAATAACAAAAGCTATTGTGAATACATGCACAGTTGGAAGGGAAGTTCTCTCATTTCTTAGTGCTGCGTGCGTTTCAAAATATATTAGTGAAATCACATGAGTTCCCTCTCACCTGGAGCACACAACGACAATGACTGGAGAGACGATGATGATGGCCATGGtgctgcaatattatcactcaaaTCACATGTAAAGCTAATACCCGTAACGTTGTCGAATACAATGTCCGTAGGTAAGCTCCGAAGTAGACAACCTACAGAATGAAATACTGAATTTAGCACAGAACCACACGAGTACATAACTATGATGAACCAGATAAAGTTGATCGAATAGAACTAACCTTGCTGCCCAAAAGCTGCTCCAATTTGACAAATGGtgccatggaaaatagacaatgtTATTTTGTATTCCGATATGAAGCAAATATTAAAGAGAACTAATATCTTTGTGCATACCTTGCAAGCTAAAATCTTTCAGGTCAATATCACACAGCCCATAAATATCATTCCCCACACCAGCTTTCTGTAGCATTGATCCAAACATGGTTGCACAGTTAATTGCTTGCAAATTTGTGACAAAGATTTGCTTCTGTCTAGTTGCGATGTAAGATTGCAACGCTGCACAGCATGAGGGCCTTGAAGATGCCTTGCCACATGCCTTAGCGACTGAAGAAGGATCGTCGAACTCCAGTGGACAGACTACATAATTCAGAACAGGATTCAGAATTTACACTTGATGCCGTGCATTATTATGATGACACTGACAGCACTGATGAACCAGCAATGATGAACCAGCAATGATGAAACGAGGATAAGATTGGAAGAACAGAAAAAAGGCACCTGTAATTTAAGTATGACAATCTTTGTGGAATCTTGGTATCACAGGCATCAGAAAAATATATCAATGTACTAACCCAAGCTAGCAAAAATCGCATACCTTTGTTCACCTTGCAGCCAGATAATACTCTGAAAGCAGTGTTTGCCACTTCTGATGAAAGTTTCATAGATAAGTAGGAGTGAACAACCCCTTTACAGTCACTAACAGCATTAATACCAGCCGCACTCCCAGGTATGCTAGTAGAACTTCCGAACATGCTTGCCCCTCCTGAGGATATATGAACCGCTGCTTCCACTATTGCAGGTTGGCAAACTGGCCTACAACACTCTTTCAGTGGGTCAACACTGCTGCATGCATCCAGGAGTTTGCTTACATTAACCATTTTCTCAAACGAGCTAATATCCTTCACGGGACAAGAAGCATCAGTAAGATTTGATGGCCTCAGAGTACACAACTCAGGGATATTGGTGTTTGCCCCTTTACTTGCAAGTATGCTCATGATGTCAGAGAAACAAGCATTTGCTGAAGCTTGATTGAGAACAAGCGTATTGTTTCCACCACCATATGCAGCTTGGAAAATGTTCATCAAGCTACTAACTTGGGGACAACATATAACATCGGCAACTAGTGGTGCTAACGGTACAGAACAATCAGACGCTGTCTTGTCCATAATAAAAGAGAGCTCAGAAAAGTTCACATGGCATTTTCCGGTCAAAACCGGATCATAGGATGTGTAGTTTGGATACATTGGTGACAGTGGCTCAACTGGGTTGGTATTGTGTGGGAGAACAGATGGCGAAATCTCTATCGGATCATAGAGACCAATAGGTGGGTCAGACAGAAGAAATTTATCTTTTGGTTCAAGTGTTGTTTGCTGAGACAGAACATGCTGACAGCCACAAAGCCATATCAATACCAATACAACCCGATGATACACTATACCTGCAATAAAATCTTACTTTTAGCATAGCTCATCAAAGATAGTGGTCACAAAAAAAAAACACAAAGCACTTTTACATATGGATGTCTAGCTAAAATGTAATGTGCATGTAATTTTTAAATTTTCAGTTAGTTTCCTAACATCCTTAGAATCATAGCTGCACTTGTATTGGACTATAGGAATAGTCATCACCTTGTAACTATCATGTATTTTGGACTTTTATAATGTAGAACAAAACATTAGACCTATACAATGTGCTTGTTTTCGAGGAAAGTCAAAccaatatttatttatttatttcacaTGGAAAATAATGCTGACATGtaagtattttaaaaataaattgATTAATGCTTATACCATCTCATATATGGTGGGAATTAATAACGACATGGTGACAGCCTAGATTAGACATTCGTATGCAGCAGAAGTAAATGTATCTTTAAGAAGCTTCCGTATATTAAGAACCGAAGGTTCAAATAATCTTCTAAAATCATGTGAGATTCCCCGCCCCCTTCAGTTTCTGCCGGCTTATGAGAAGCCTAAAGTTTTACCCAAATCAAATATACTGTCTAATTATTATATGCATAAAAAACTTGTGTGTAGAAGAAAACGGCTCACCCTGAAAACAAGAACCAGAGCCCCTCTCCATTTTTAACCTGAAGATGTCAATGCATGCATAAGACTGTGCACACAAGGTCCTCATTCCCCGCACAAGTTTACGACTGGAACTCGCAGGATCATTGGAGGCAGTAGCACCCGCACCAAACAAATGGAATAAAAAAAACTGCAGACAGATGGAAAGCAAAATGAATAATTAAAATTTTAGTCACATGCAGCATATAGTTAAGTACTTCTCCTAAGAATTATCCACATATAGATCAATTCACTCAAAAACATTTCCTAACTGAACAGGCGAAGGTGCATAACGTTATCAATTTATAATATGttattaagataaataaatatttcCATCTAATTTTCAGGTACGATTCCAACTGACGCAACTAAAAGTATGCAGGGAAACTGAGTTGGAAGTTGTTCTGCAATTAAACCGCCCTTAGCAATTGGTTTTTTACAAAGAACATTCTGGTCCACTGGAGACATTTTCCTTTGTGCGCGCGAGCGAGGGGGGGGGAGCTACAGACTTTGACTACATGTATAATGCTAACAACAGAGGGTAGTTATGGAGTACATGGTTGTGGTTTCACAGAGAAGTGACAACCACACAGCGAAAAAATATTGCTTCTCTGCACAAAAAAGGTAAGTGTTGTTCCTTTTATATGAACAACAGATGCAAGCGTCTGCCAGATATCATGAGGTAACTCTACAAGCAAAAGGACTTGACTAGGAAGCTACGATGCCGCCTAACCATGAAATCCCAACTCACTTGACAAAGGATGCAAAAGGTAGTATGAGGAAACAACCTTCAGTCCCAGTACCGCATAGAAACAAACCATTTCTATTAAATAGCGTGTTCTTATCCTCGCACAGGATCGACCTCCAAAAACATATCAATTGCCTGTTGCTATGAAATTCGGAGAACATCTATCTACGTGCAGGACTGCCAACCGATTGCACAAGGAACCTCCGAGCATTCAGCAACACATAGAATCATAAGCAGACAGCACACATTTGCTTGAGCTACACAATATGGAAACATTTGTTTGCAGTTGGATTAGAAGAACCGACCAGCATGAGTACAGCTAGCTGCCTAGCTCCACCAATCTTGGGAACAGCACTAATTCGACTGCATTTAATCGCtacacagatttagagcaagaaaaGTTACTCCCCCTACCTCTACTCCCTCATTCCAGCAAAGAAAGAAAAGGAAGTGCTAAGTAAATGCCATGCGCAGATTTGCTGTGCGGGTGACCAGGCATTAAACTACACGGAGAGCACATCGTCCTGAACAATATAGCGAGCGCCTCACCTCGGTTCCCTTGGGCGTCACTGGATCTGAAGCGTGCCGATCCGGCTTCCCCCTCAACGCCGGGCCCACCGCCGGGGGGCGGGAGCGGGAGCCGAGAGACGGCGTGCGCGAGTCCGCCCCGCCGCCGAGCTTGCCGCCGGCCGCGAGCGCGGTGCAGACGTTCAGTGGGGTGGGATGGGGTGAGCGCTAGTGCGCCGAGCTGGGGGGGATTAGGGTtggcgagcagcagcagcagcagcaggtgaGGTGGTGGAGTGAGGGGATGCGGCTGTCTCTTGTGTCAGTGTGTGTACACGCCTACACGGTGCGGTGGAGGAGAGGAGAGAAGGAGAGCGAGCGAGAGAGGCCGAATACGCGCGTCACGGGCTCACTGCCTGCCGCCGATACGTGGGCCGACTTGCAGTACGTTGGGCTTGGGCTGGGCCATGTGTGCTGCACACCCCCATAAAAAAATGTTgttctaaaaaaaatcaaaagaaggaaaaaaatgcgTATGCTGCATACTGTACGATTATTTTTTATACCGCAGCGAAGTGGAGCTTAGATTGCTCGGTCTCtcgtgaactctttcaaaaaataataatttgcAGGGAGTGAACTCTTTCGATTAACTCAAAAGACCAATAAAAGAATCCTCAAAACAAAAGGTTTTCCATATTTTTATACTCcctttgttttaaaataaatgGTTTAACTTTATACTCCTTTCGTTCGGAATTACTTATCACAAAAATGAATAATAATtcatgcatcaattgatgcagagACCGGAGGTTTAacgtccttttccaaaaaaaaaactagaaataaaatacatctagatacatcaatTGTTATTCATTTCTCCTACAATATCTTCGGACGGACAAAGTACTAGTTTTACTATAAGGTTTTGTTTGTAACATAGTACAAACGTAAAAGCTCATATGCATGCTCATACACTCATCCCTATGAACGCACGCACGTGTAACCCTATCCTTATGAGAATCTTCAAAGATTGAGGTGGCATATCATCTTGAAAGCATCAGGAAAATCCTCTCGTAGGCTAGGAATACCACACTCCCTCCAACCATCCAACCATAGGGTTGGTTCGcttttagtacaaagttgtattaaAACTGAGACATTTATTTTAGAACGGATAAAATATAAAGACAAAAAGGTTGTGTTGCATCATGGTTCATGTACAAAGGAATCCCGTCGCCTCCATTGCCACCGCGAGtcacctcctctccgccggtaggAATCCCGTCGCTGGCAAGGTAACTGCACTCGTTCCTCTCGCCCAGCTTGTTGCTTATGTGTGTTGTGTGGGTGCTTGATGTTGTGTTCTTGACAGCTTGTCACCGTGTTCTTGCCGCTGAtggtctgctgctgctactttgtTGTATATGATTTTTGAGTCTGGCTATTCGACTAAAGGCCTATTCGGATGTCCTCCACTCCGCATCTGCAGTCCCGGAGTTGGAGGAGCAGGAGGTAAAAATTGCAGAGCTGGACAAGAGATACTCCGCAGATTCTCAGATTTCATGGAGCTCGAGGGTTACCGAACAACTCCTAAGATCCATCCTCTTGAGGGAAGGGATTATGATGCTGCTGAACTGGAGGTCCTTTACCGAGAATCGAGAAGTTTCATGTTGGGCCTGATCTTAGTGTCTCTGGCATTTCAAGCCGCTTACTTTGTTTCAATTTTGCTGAGCAACGATTTACATGTGCACCAAGTTTAAGTGGAATACGTTTTTCAGTTCAAAAAACTTGCTGGATTAATTTGCTTTATCTAGCGAGCAAGTGATGGTGGAAGAGGACGAGCTTCCTGGACAAGAAGATCTTTGTATTCTTCTCGATGGTGCAGAGTTGAGGTGTTCTCAAACCTCCATGCCTATTTTATTGTACTATTGACTCTTGAACGTTCTCTTTTTCTGATTAGTTTTTTTCCTCTATTCTTAGTTTCTTTACTTCCGATTTCAACTTTCCAAGGATTTAGTTTTAAAAAAGTTGAAGGGTTTTAGGATTGCATGGAGCCTTAGGTAGCTCAAGTAGACCCTTCCTTAAGTGCCAGATGCCTTCTGGTTCATACAAAAATCATGAAGCAAAACATTGTTGCTTGTTCCAAAAAAAACTCGATGACGAAGCGGGATGGTCTCATTTTAGCTGTAGTAGAATGTAAAATATGGACATTTAAAACAATGGCACCCAAATATTTAAGCTGTGAAGACTGCAATATTGTGATGGCTATGTTGATTCTGTTGTTGCTGGCCATCACAAAGTCATGTTTAATTATCAATATGTGAACACAACATGTGATTATGTGGAGCTTGTGTTGAAATATGATAAGCTAATAATCTAGCTAGGTGACTGCCCACTGTAGTGATCTATATGCTCTTATAATTCTTTATGGAGGGAGTAATATTTATCTCTAATCTGGTGTGATGATCATTGAACCTTTTTAGTAATGACTCTGCATAAAGACAAAGCAGAGAACATAATCTTGATGAAGGCATCTCAATGGAGATCGGAAAGTGTTGCACAAGTGGGTTTATCGGGTGGGGCAATTGAAAAAATATTCTTGCTTGGTTCTTGTATTCTCTTTCTGATGTGTTTTAATATATCGTCGACATGGAATAAATGATACCTCTCAGTTAAGTTTGAACTTCTATACGTTTCATAACACGGAGGATATTGTTATCTTATACATTATGTTTCTTTTTTCTATAGTTACGCACCCTTAATTTGTGTTTGTATTGCTTTTATAACATGTTTAtccatttatgtcaaatatatgttcctACTCATAGTCTGTTCTGTTTGAAATTGTTTATTTCTTAACAGCTTTCCATGGATAATGAACTGTGTATGGTGGCTTTGTTAATCTTTAACCATTATTACATATTAGTGATCTTCAATGCATGTTTTTCATGAATTACTTACGTGGAATTACTTATGTGTGCGTGATTGGGAGTAGGTgcttcatagaaaataaaattgaTGTATCATCATTTGGTTTGCTCATTATATTATTTTTGTATTAGTGAAGACGTGCATTACACATGCATGCTTACTAGTacatttaaaatagaaaaccaGAGATCAAATGGTTTGAGGTTAGCACGAGAGGTGACGAGACGTTTGACGAGCCAGCCCATGAATTGAGGAACGCTAAGTGCACCGGTTAGCGATCAACTTTCTTTCTCTTGCCTTAGCAAACTTCTTGAGTATTTAACAAAAATTATCACATTTTCGTCCAAACGTGTCCACAAACAACCACTTTACGATTTTGTTCCAAAAACTAACACTTCATTACTAATTTGTTGCAAAAAAACTATCAAGTGTGATAGTTACCCGATACGTCACAGTTAATCCCGTTTCTGGCACGTCGGGCCCACATTTCAGGCGTCAACAACCACCCATTAACGGCCATTAAGTCGGTCAAGGGCTTGTGGACCCTACCCTCTCCCATTGtagctctatctctctctctttctctctctctctctctctctctctctctctttctatgtctctctctctcttgagctCTCCACCATCTCTGACCTAGGTGGCGGCGGACATCATGGCGTCGGTGAGTCCGTCCGATGGAGGCGGCGATATGGGTGGCTGCGGGGTTGGTATTGAGACCACGGATCTCTTCCCTGTCTTTAAGGTAGGTGGCGATCACGATGGCGATGGTGGATCTAGCCTtgtcgatggtggcggcggcaCCACCGACTGTACGAGTTTGGACGGGGTGGGCTTCACATGTGGTTTTGCAGCAGCCAGAGGCACATGTCATCAAGTTTTTTATGTCGCCTCCGCGTTCAATGGATTGCAGATACGATAATACTTTGTATATCtatttactttgttttgtttaaCATGGATAAATCTTAGTAAGAATTATGTACTATGAAGTTGTTTTTATTTCAATTCAACTTCATGTGTTATCTGCTTCAGAATTAATTAGTAAATCTAGAATAGTGACAAAGAAGTTGTACTTATTTATGTAGTTCTGGTGGTGAGAAGTGGCACATATGGTTTCATTTCAATGGAAGAATCCCTACGAAAAGAGGTATATGTGAGAGAGATATTTCTTTTCTGACTCTAGTATCACTCACTGCTAGTGAGGGGTATGGGGAGAGTGATTTTATGTACTATGTAAAGGAAGAGGATATTGGAATTGAAGGAGTAAAGTATTTAGGTAATGAAGGTTGTGTTAAGGAAATGTTGGAGCTTTATCATTATCACAAGGTTCTAAACATTAAAGTTGTCAAAGGTGTTGAACCTGATAGTACTACACAGTCTCATGAGAATTACATGAACACTCAGCAGAGCTGCAGTGTGAGAAAGGAACTGGATGAATCTAAGCTTCAGAATATAAGAAATGATAGAAACACTCAGCTTGAGAGGAGCAGGATTCAAAGAGAGCAAGATTTAAACCATTTTAAAGGGGATACTGAAGTCTCTGAATTTTGTTCAGATGTTTCAGTTCATTTAGATAGGAGTGCTGAAGTTGTAGTTATTGAATCAGAGAGTGAATCTGGAGATGAAAGACCATTGGAATTAATTCCAGACGCAATTCTTGTGAAACATGTGAAGAATCCAGGTCCAACATCTAGATCTCACCAGGAGTCAGAGAAGAAACAAATTCCAAATTGGTTTCCTGAAGCAAGTGAGTTTTGTTTTTCTCGTAATTATGGCatcaatgatgatgaagaagaataagatgaaGTTGAACTACCATTCCTCCCGAAGAAGgcaaagatgaagaagaaaatgatgaaagATAGGGTATGGTTTGATCCCTCGATTCCTAATTCACATTTACTGTTGTGCAAGAGCTTGTATTTTGACTGTGTTTATCATTTCAGAGATGTTTAAGGGATTTTCATATAAGGACTTTGAGGTCTTTTTAGTACCACATGAACTGCCCTACAAGAATTATTGCTTGGTGTTCACGGAGAAAGGATGGGTGTGAATTTTACATTTTTGGCTCTAGGATAGGTCATGAAAAAACTTGGTGCATTAAGAAGTGTAACATGGAGCACACTTGTACAACATCAGTTGAGAACACATAGGTTACTACTAAGTGGCTTTCCAAAGCTATTGAGCCTTCTCTTAGAGGAGATCCTAGAGCACCTATGgaaacactaattaaaaaatCAAATTCAACTTTTATGTTGATGTATCAAGGAGTGTGGCCTATAAGGCAAGGAGGAAGGCCAATCAGGTAGTGCAAGGTAACCACAAGTAGCAGTACTTGAGACCGAGGGACTATCTACAAGCAATTCTTGATACAAACCCTCGTAGCGCGTGTACTATTACAACATTTGTGGATCTAAAAAACCTAGCACCAACTTCTAGATTTAAGTACATGTTCTATTACTTGCATGCATCAAAGCATGGATTTCTTAATGGTTACAGACCCTTTATAGGTAAATTTGCAACTGTTGTTTATAGAAAATAATGTTTTTACAATTTATCTGTTAGCTAATTTGTGCATTGATGCAGGGCTCGATGGTTGATTCATCAAGCTAACCACTCGACAACAAGTTCTTGCAGCCACAAGAagagatggcaacaacaacatctaCCCCATAGCCTTTGCGGTTGTTGATAAGGAAGATATCGACGGATGTACATGGTTCCTAAACCATCTTATATGTTGCATTGGTAGTGGAAGCAAATTTGGAACCTACACCATTACATCTGACAAGCAAAAGGTATGCACCCCATCTGTGTGTTTTA encodes:
- the LOC123435523 gene encoding uncharacterized GPI-anchored protein At1g61900 isoform X2, translated to MRTLCAQSYACIDIFRLKMERGSGSCFQGIVYHRVVLVLIWLCGCQHVLSQQTTLEPKDKFLLSDPPIGLYDPIEISPSVLPHNTNPVEPLSPMYPNYTSYDPVLTGKCHVNFSELSFIMDKTASDCSVPLAPLVADVICCPQVSSLMNIFQAAYGGGNNTLVLNQASANACFSDIMSILASKGANTNIPELCTLRPSNLTDASCPVKDISSFEKMVNVSKLLDACSSVDPLKECCRPVCQPAIVEAAVHISSGGASMFGSSTSIPGSAAGINAVSDCKGVVHSYLSMKLSSEVANTAFRVLSGCKVNKVCPLEFDDPSSVAKACGKASSRPSCCAALQSYIATRQKQIFVTNLQAINCATMFGSMLQKAGVGNDIYGLCDIDLKDFSLQAFGQQGCLLRSLPTDIVFDNVTGISFTCDLSDNIAAPWPSSSSLQSLSLCAPEMSLPALPVSPLSGSSGISRTGIGILLPVVLLTTAISI
- the LOC123435523 gene encoding uncharacterized GPI-anchored protein At1g61900 isoform X1 → MRTLCAQSYACIDIFRLKMERGSGSCFQGIVYHRVVLVLIWLCGCQHVLSQQTTLEPKDKFLLSDPPIGLYDPIEISPSVLPHNTNPVEPLSPMYPNYTSYDPVLTGKCHVNFSELSFIMDKTASDCSVPLAPLVADVICCPQVSSLMNIFQAAYGGGNNTLVLNQASANACFSDIMSILASKGANTNIPELCTLRPSNLTDASCPVKDISSFEKMVNVSKLLDACSSVDPLKECCRPVCQPAIVEAAVHISSGGASMFGSSTSIPGSAAGINAVSDCKGVVHSYLSMKLSSEVANTAFRVLSGCKVNKVCPLEFDDPSSVAKACGKASSRPSCCAALQSYIATRQKQIFVTNLQAINCATMFGSMLQKAGVGNDIYGLCDIDLKDFSLQAFGQQGCLLRSLPTDIVFDNVTGISFTCDLSDNIAAPWPSSSSLQSLSLCAPEMSLPALPVSPLSGSSAGISRTGIGILLPVVLLTTAISI